The DNA window ACGGCGGCTACGAAGGCGACGTCTACGGCGCCGGGTACGACTCCGGTTACGGCGGCGAGTGCTGCTCCAGCTGCTCCGGCGGCGGATGCTCCAGCTGCGCCAGCGGCCAATGCATGGGCGGCGGAATGGACGGCCAGTACATGCAAGGCGGCGTTTATCCGGGTCAGATCATCGATGGAGGCGTCATCAACGGCGGCGTGATCGATAACACGCACCCCGACCTGCGTCCGACCCCGACCCCGGCCCTCCCCGGTCCGGCCAACCGTACGCCGAACAACGGCTAAGGGACTTCGCTCCCGCAAAAAGGTTCCCCCTGCGCTCCGCCTGCGTTCCCCTGCGCTTCCACGGCGCGCCGCCTGGCCCTTCCTTTAATCAGGCTGGTCAGGCCGCCAGAACCGCCACCCCACAACGCATCAAGCCCAGGACGTCGTCCAAAAGACGCCCTGGGCTTTGTTGTTGGCGCCGGCTTCCCAGCGTCCTGCGGATCTTCGCTTGCGAATCTTTATCGCCAGGACACGGCGTCAATCACCGGACCATTCCCGGCCGGAGCGACGGGCAGCGAGCTGACCAGCAATACGCCGACCAGTCGCCCGACGGAAACGACCGGCACGCCCAGGCAACGGGTGTGTTGCACGATCTGTCCGGCATGCTGCAGCGAATCGGCCGCTGCCACAATGGGGAAATTCCGCTCCATCACATTGCTCACCAGCAGGCTGTCTCCATACTGCGCACCGGCGGATTCCGCATCAGCGCGGGACATCATCCCCACCAGGCGATTGCCGTCGATCACGGGGAATTCTGTCTGCCCGCTGGCATAGTACTGCGACACTTCGCGCAGGGTTGCGGCCGCGGGCAGCACGTTAAACTGCGTCAGCATCACATCGCCAACGCAGCGCTGGCCCGTTCCCATGCCAGGGCGCCAGCCGCCTGCCTGCCGATCGTGGAGCTGGACATTGCGGGCTTCAGCCCTGCCGGCCAGCACGACAAACCCGGCAATCAGTACGAGCGTCCAGTTGTTGAGAAAAAACACTCCGGTCACCGCCAACAGCACGGCCATTGCCTGGCCGACGCCGACAGCGATCTGCGTCGCCTGCCGGTACGACATGACGGCCGCCAGCGTCGCCCGCAGCACGCGACCGCCGTCCATCGGGAAGGCAGGCAGCATGTTAAACACGACCAGCACCACGTTCGTCCACATCAGGTTATTCAGGAACGCATGCATCCCCAGATTCAGGCTCGGCAGACCCGGGCTGGATCCCAGCAGGAAGAAGCCGGCCGCCAGGGCGGCGGCGATGACCACGTTCACGGCCGGTCCCGCCACGGCAATCAAAAATTCATGCAGCGGCCGGCGGGGCATGCTTTCCAGCGTGGCGACGCCGCCGATCGGATACAGGGTGATATCGCGCGTCCCTACGCCGAACTGCCGAGCTGTAAGCGCATGGCCAAACTCATGCAGCACCACGCAGCCAAACACGGCCAGGACCGAAAGCACCGCCCAGAATGCGGCCAGCAAGCCGCCGTCCGCCAGTTTGGAAAAACCGATCAGAGCGGGGATGATCAAAAACGACCAGTGGACGAAAACTCCAATACCGGCGTATTCGCCGATTTTCCATTTGGTATTCATGGCGGATCTCCTGTTCCGAACGAATTATAGTAAAAAAAACTCGGCGACTACGACCCGACGGCGGGGTTGGGGGAACCGTCGAAGCGTGAGACGCCGAGCTTTGTTGGGTTAATCAGTTTTGAAATTCAGAGGTTGAGATTCCAAAATTTTGCGAGCCTTTCCCCGACAGCATTTCCTGCGGGTAATTCCTCGCATGCGGGTCCAACAGGTTATTCGGCTGCGGCAGGCGGATCTTAACGACTGCCTGCCCGCTTCCGAAAAAAAGGCGGCGCCAGGTGGGAGACTTCCTGGACGCCGCCTTTCGCCGGCCCAGAGAGATTCACTCCCTCTGGGGGCCCCTGACTCGTTGGCGTTGCACTCGGCGGAGCGAACGCCTCCTGTTAATTGAGATGCTCCCGCCGGAGCAAAGGTTACAAAGATTCCCGTTACGATTGCGGATGCAGCACGAGAAACCGGGAACCGTTCCCCGACTTCACCAGCAGCAGCACCCGGTCGACCCCGTCGAGCGCTTTTTCAAACGCTTCAGGGCTGTTTACCGGCTGTCGTCCGGCCTCCAGGATGACATCGCCGCGGGCCAGGCCCGCTTTCGCCGCTGCGCCGCTGGTCGCCACATCGGCAACCACCACGCCGGCAGTCGACTCCATGCCCAGCTCTTTCGCCACATCGGCGGTCAGCGGAGCAATCTGCAGGCCCCAGCGATTCAGCGGAGCCTGGGCCGACGACGCATCCTGCAGGGCGACGGGGCTGGCGGTTTCCGCCTGGCCGCCGCAAGTGGCGGTCAGCGTCATCGGCTTGCCGTCGCGGATGATCTCCATCTTCTGCTGCGAACTGATCGGGCAGCGTTCGACCGCGTTCTGCAGTTCCCGCGGATGAGCAACCGAGTGGCCCGAGAACGACAGGATCACGTCGCCTTGCTGCAGGCCCGCGTGGGCCGCCGGGGAGTCCTCGACAACACTAGAGACCAGCACGCCCTGGCCCGTTTTCACGCCAAAACTGGAGGCCAGTTCGTGCGTCAACGGCTGGATGCCGACGCCCAGGAAGGCTCGCTGCACCACGCCCGAGGATTCCAGTTGCGAGGCGACCCACTTGGCGAGGTTGATCGGGGCGGCAAAACCGACGCCCTGGTTACCGCCGCTGCTGGAGGAGATGGCCGTGTTGATGCCGACGACTTCGCCGTCGAGATTGACCAGCGGCCCGCCGCTGTTGCCAGGGTTAATGGCGGCGTCGGTCTGCAGCCAGTTCTCGCGGTCGGCGATGCCGATGCCGCGGCCCTTGGCGCTGATGATGCCGGCCGTCACGGTGCCTTCCAGGCCAAACGGCTGTCCCAGGGCCAGCACCCAGTCGCCCACTTCGACAATGTCGCTGTCGCCCAGCGGCGCGGCGACCAGGTCGTCGGCCTGGATCCGGATAATGGCCAGATCGGTCTTCGGGTCGGTCTTCACTTCCTGCGCGCGGAACTCGCGGCCATCGTGCAGGCGCACGGTAATCTCGCCCCCTCCGCGGACCACATGGTTATTGGTGAGAATCACGCCGGCCGAGTCGATAATCACGCCCGAGCCAATTCCGCCGCCGGTCGGCTGCGCATAAGCGGACGGACGGAAAAACCGTTTCATTTCGGGATGGCTGCGGAAGAGTTCCTCTAACGATTCGCCGCCGAACGGGCTGCGGTCGGAAGGATCAATACCCGGGCCAAAGCGTTTTTCAAAACGCTGCACCGACGGTTGCTCATCGGGAGTTTCTGTTTTGATCATCACAACCGAAGGCTGCACGTCCCGGGCGACCGTGCGAAAAGTGGCCGACAAACTCGAAGCGAAACTGGCTCCTTTCTCAGGCGTTGCCTTGACGGGGGAATCGCCGAACGCATGCGGCAGTTCTGCTGCTGCCCAGCCGAACCCAAGAAAGAGAGCACCGCAAAGGGACGCGGCGCCAAGGGTGCGTACATAAAAGTTGCGCAACATGGATACACTCCTTGATAAAGGATGTTAGACGGGGGGAGACGCCGCTGGGGTTGCCGCTAAGCAACAAATATCGGGGCGCTGGCGGCCGCCTGTTGGAGGGATCAGGCGACCGCAGCGCACCGCTCAGGGCCTCGTTCGGCGATACCTTTCGCCGGAACTCTTCTTTGTTCCTTGAGAAGGTTGCCGCCGGCCAGCGAATCTTGCGGAAAACTTTCCACTTTTTCTCCCCCGCCTGGCGCCCAGAAAACGGGGAGAATCGCCGCGAACCATCC is part of the Lignipirellula cremea genome and encodes:
- a CDS encoding site-2 protease family protein, whose translation is MNTKWKIGEYAGIGVFVHWSFLIIPALIGFSKLADGGLLAAFWAVLSVLAVFGCVVLHEFGHALTARQFGVGTRDITLYPIGGVATLESMPRRPLHEFLIAVAGPAVNVVIAAALAAGFFLLGSSPGLPSLNLGMHAFLNNLMWTNVVLVVFNMLPAFPMDGGRVLRATLAAVMSYRQATQIAVGVGQAMAVLLAVTGVFFLNNWTLVLIAGFVVLAGRAEARNVQLHDRQAGGWRPGMGTGQRCVGDVMLTQFNVLPAAATLREVSQYYASGQTEFPVIDGNRLVGMMSRADAESAGAQYGDSLLVSNVMERNFPIVAAADSLQHAGQIVQHTRCLGVPVVSVGRLVGVLLVSSLPVAPAGNGPVIDAVSWR
- a CDS encoding Do family serine endopeptidase → MLRNFYVRTLGAASLCGALFLGFGWAAAELPHAFGDSPVKATPEKGASFASSLSATFRTVARDVQPSVVMIKTETPDEQPSVQRFEKRFGPGIDPSDRSPFGGESLEELFRSHPEMKRFFRPSAYAQPTGGGIGSGVIIDSAGVILTNNHVVRGGGEITVRLHDGREFRAQEVKTDPKTDLAIIRIQADDLVAAPLGDSDIVEVGDWVLALGQPFGLEGTVTAGIISAKGRGIGIADRENWLQTDAAINPGNSGGPLVNLDGEVVGINTAISSSSGGNQGVGFAAPINLAKWVASQLESSGVVQRAFLGVGIQPLTHELASSFGVKTGQGVLVSSVVEDSPAAHAGLQQGDVILSFSGHSVAHPRELQNAVERCPISSQQKMEIIRDGKPMTLTATCGGQAETASPVALQDASSAQAPLNRWGLQIAPLTADVAKELGMESTAGVVVADVATSGAAAKAGLARGDVILEAGRQPVNSPEAFEKALDGVDRVLLLVKSGNGSRFLVLHPQS